The Macrobrachium nipponense isolate FS-2020 chromosome 19, ASM1510439v2, whole genome shotgun sequence genome contains a region encoding:
- the LOC135211226 gene encoding cilia- and flagella-associated protein 251-like, with protein MLTSNELDILSKNVLMTQRWLDLIKVLPGCGNGNVSSSYIYKLALFFGAAIILSLFGWINFSSLKRRSTTSLISDLIDDRQTLKDEEDDEEEDHEEEEEEEDDEEEEEEEEEDDEKEDHEEEDDEEEEEEEDHEEEEEEAMKRKKKRKTMKRKKKRKTMKRKTMMRKTMKRKKKRKTMKRKQKRKKEKRMKRREEEDDEEEEEVEEEKEEEDEFQAILDYYINHPCAPTKEEEEAEDEEAEGAEDRAEFLAILDHYINLPSAPTEEEEDHEDEGAQDRAEFSALLDHYIIPPWAPTEEEEDEDEDKRAEDRDEFSAVLDHYINESRPPALNNNSRRPADCEEDDQDDFSRFLDDFSTVLNQ; from the coding sequence ATGCTCACCAGCAATGAGTTGGACATTCTTAGTAAGAATGTATTGATGACTCAGCGCTGGTTGGACCTTATTAAAGTATTGCCTGGCTGCGGGAACGGAAACGTTTCCAGCAGTTATATTTACAAGTTGGCGCTGTTCTTCGGAGCAGCGATAATTCTCTCACTATTCGGATGGATAAACTTTTCTTCCCTGAAGAGGAGATCCACAACTTCGTTAATTTCTGACCTGATAGACGACCGCCAAACCTTAAAGGATGAGGAAGACGATGAAGAGGAAGAccatgaagaggaagaagaagaggaagacgatgaagaggaagaggaagaagaagaggaagacgatgAAAAGGAAGACCATGAAGAGGAAgacgatgaagaggaagaagaagaggaagaccatgaagaggaagaagaggaagcgatgaagaggaagaagaagaggaagaccatgaagaggaagaagaagaggaagacgatgAAGAGGAAGACCATGATGAGGAAGAccatgaagaggaagaagaagaggaagacgatgaaaaggaagcagaagaggaagaaagagaagagaatgaaaagaagagaagaggaagacgatgaagaggaagaggaagtggaagaggaaaaagaagaggaagacgaattTCAAGCAATTTTGGACTATTACATTAATCATCCATGTGCCCCTaccaaagaggaagaggaagcagaggatGAAGAAGCTGAGGGGGCAGAAGATCGAGCCGAATTCTTAGCTATTTTGGACCACTACATTAATCTTCCGTCTGCCCCTACCGAAGAGGAAGAGGACCATGAAGATGAGGGGGCACAAGATCGCGCCGAATTCTCAGCACTTCTGGACCACTACATTATTCCTCCGTGGGCCCCTACCGAAGAGGAAGAGGACGAGGATGAAGATAAGAGGGCAGAAGATCGCGACGAATTCTCAGCAGTTCTGGACCATTACATAAATGAGTCAAGGCCTCCTGCACTAAATAATAATTCCCGAAGACCCGCTGACTGCGAGGAAGATGATCAGGATGATTTCTCAAGATTTTTGGACGATTTTTCAACAGTATTGAACCAGTAA